The sequence ATGACTGTTAACCTGTAAGAATGTTGCGCACAAATGTTAACGTATCCAAACATTACATGTATAAATGTTAACCTGTACGAATgttatgtgtaaaaatgttaacttttccGAACATTACGTTTATGAATGTTAACATAAACTAACATTATGCATGTTAACCTGTTAAAGAGTGTGAACATGTGTGAGTGTCTCTTTTATTCACTTTACATGTTCCTGTGTGATGTTACCTGTGTGAGTCTCACCTGTATGAAGTACAGGTGGGGATAGTTTGGCTGAAGTGCAGCGCCGCCGTTCTCGCCCTCCAGTGCCATTTCTTAGCGGGCAGCTTGAAGACGGCGCAGCGGTCgatgttttgctgcagcaggtcgatcagctgtttgtgggagCCGCCGTAGAAGGCCTCCAGCAGCAGGACACTGGGAGCCTGAGGAAAGACAGGTTATGATCATATTGATCAGCTGTGGTgctttaaattagatttttatccACATCCTTCAAATTTCTCTCTTTGTAAGCAGACTGTAACTGTGAGATATATCgtatatatacgtatatgttaaatttatatacagtaaaatcatatgttcattttcactgtttactGATCTTTGCATGGAAAATTGATTAATATAAATTTGAGGCGTTGCCACATATAATATACaattcccacacattttcatggaataaatatcaaacattttccatgactttaaggGCCCTTATTTCTggtttttccttttccctttgcctgcatttttttcttaaacatttcagatttaaaCTCTATCTAAAGATAATTTGAGCTGGCTGACAGACATGAAGGGGGAGAGATGAATGTTGggataaaattaagaaaactatGTGATGGTAAATAAAACTTGgcacataaatacacatcagAACTACATTACATTGTTGGCTTCGTAAAATTgagttgttttcatgttttattatgtgGAGGGGCATCtacattttattactgtaaCTATTTCATTACActcaacaaaattccatgactttccaggcCTGAAACGTGAAATTCCATGAGTGCATTGGAGCTATTCTATGACTGCGGAAATCCTGATAATAGATTCATTGATATATTGTATGGACGTGTTCCTCTTGTTTAAACAATGTGGCTGAAAACAGGACAATAATACACTATCATAAAAcaatagtttttttattttcaaggttttttctttttaggaaaAATGCCTAAAACTGGCAGATTCATATTTCTTGGATGTgaatatttgctttgtttttccatcttgtttaaactttatttttggcAGATTCATGGATAATAAATGTAATCTCTGTCCACAGCAGAAAACAGTATTTAACAGaggaaaataattaaagtaGGTGCATCTGTTTCTGTGAGCCAACAACAGAACATGGACAAAGTTAAAGTCAGGATGACTGaacaagaaaaagtaaaaactcaGGTCGCACCGACACATCTGAACTGAAGGCAGAGAAATTACTGAGAGTTCAAATTCAGTATGATATAAAAATGTACGACCATTTTAACAGTCAGCCAGCTCATGAATGAGAGATGATGTGAGGGGCTCTCTGCTCTTGTTTTTAGATTCCATTAATCCTCAGAATAAACTACACTTGGTTAAAGATGCAGAGAGGGGGTGTCTGGTAGAGCAAGCACCCCATGTATGGAGGCTGTGccctcgccgcagcagccgcgggttcgattccagcctccgttctttgctgcatgtcaccccctctctctctctccccctttcacacttgtgctgtcctatccattaaaggcaaaaacccccaaaaaaatatctttaaaaaaaaaaaaaaaaaagatgcagagaGAAATAAGCAGAGCGCCACCAGACAGTGTGGCAAAGACAAACTGAACAGAGGACACccaatatacatatttattattatacctattataaatattattataggCCATTTATAAATCTTAAGAGGGAGCTGATGGGGGTTATCTGAACCATCATTGAGACGGGGATGAGTACGTTTTGaacctcttttatttatttatttatcccttgtttttccaaaaatattttttttaaagtctgttaatttttgggttgttGGTAATGTGAATGGGTGTTTTTGTACtgtcaatttgtgttttttgtatgtgcagGTAATgattcacataaaaatataactaaTAAAGTTAATACAGCAGCACAGTAAAGGAAAAAGGGGGTGAGAGACAGGACAATATTGCCCATAATGACACACTCAGCAGTGTGGTGAAAACAGGA is a genomic window of Plectropomus leopardus isolate mb chromosome 10, YSFRI_Pleo_2.0, whole genome shotgun sequence containing:
- the LOC121949468 gene encoding glycosyltransferase-like domain-containing protein 1 — protein: MQSEAPSVLLLEAFYGGSHKQLIDLLQQNIDRCAVFKLPAKKWHWRARTAALHFSQTIPTCTSYRVLFSSSVLNLCELVALRPDLAHLKKVLYFHENQLVYPVRKDQERDFQYGYNQILSW